A single Curtobacterium sp. MCJR17_020 DNA region contains:
- the upp gene encoding uracil phosphoribosyltransferase, with the protein MRVHVADHPLITHKLSVLRDRTTPSPTFRALTEELVTLLAYEATRNVRVTATPIDTPVAHTMGVSIAKPRPLVVPILRAGLGMLEGMVKLVPTAEVGFLGMARNEETLEPQTYAERLPDDLSGRQCFVLDPMLATGGTLAAAIDFLFARGAEEITCVCILGAPEGLAMVEEAVGDRNVSIVLGALDEKLDENGYIVPGLGDAGDRLYGLAE; encoded by the coding sequence ATGCGAGTCCACGTCGCCGACCACCCGCTCATCACCCACAAGCTCTCGGTGCTCCGCGACCGGACCACACCCTCCCCCACGTTCCGCGCCCTGACCGAAGAGCTCGTCACGCTCCTCGCGTACGAGGCCACGCGGAACGTCCGGGTCACCGCGACGCCCATCGACACCCCCGTGGCGCACACCATGGGCGTCTCGATCGCCAAGCCGCGTCCGCTCGTCGTCCCGATCCTCCGTGCCGGCCTCGGCATGCTCGAGGGCATGGTCAAGCTCGTGCCGACGGCCGAGGTCGGGTTCCTCGGCATGGCCCGCAACGAGGAGACGCTCGAGCCGCAGACCTACGCCGAGCGCCTGCCCGACGACCTGTCCGGCCGCCAGTGCTTCGTGCTCGACCCGATGCTGGCCACCGGCGGCACCCTCGCCGCCGCCATCGACTTCCTGTTCGCCCGCGGCGCGGAAGAGATCACCTGCGTGTGCATCCTCGGTGCGCCGGAGGGACTCGCGATGGTCGAAGAGGCCGTCGGCGACCGCAACGTCTCGATCGTCCTCGGTGCCCTCGACGAGAAGCTCGACGAGAACGGCTACATCGTGCCCGGCCTCGGCGACGCCGGCGACCGCCTCTACGGTCTGGCCGAGTAG
- a CDS encoding cation diffusion facilitator family transporter yields MSASGGTKAILAALGANVGIAIVKFVAAAISGSASMLAEGVHSLADSANQLLLLLGGRRARRAADEEHPFGYGRERYVYAFVVSIILFSVGGVFSLYEGIEKLTHPHPLENWWLPLVVLVIAIGLEGFSLRTALKEARPQKGTLSWVQFVRRAKAPELPVVMLEDTAALLGLVFALFGVGLTAITGNGVFDAIGTIFIAALLIAVAVVLGIETKSLLVGEGATAADVERIKHAVLDGPEVDSIIHIKTLYLGPDELMVGVKVAVDGDRRLGDVAAGIDTVEHRVRSAVPIARVIYVEPDVLRTGPRPPTEAIVILAAD; encoded by the coding sequence GTGAGCGCTTCAGGAGGCACGAAGGCGATCCTCGCCGCACTCGGTGCGAACGTGGGCATCGCGATCGTGAAGTTCGTCGCGGCGGCGATCAGCGGGTCCGCGTCGATGCTGGCTGAGGGCGTGCACTCCCTGGCCGACTCCGCGAACCAGCTCCTCCTGCTGCTCGGCGGTCGCCGGGCGCGCCGGGCTGCCGACGAGGAGCACCCGTTCGGCTACGGCCGCGAGCGCTACGTGTACGCCTTCGTCGTCTCGATCATCCTGTTCTCCGTCGGTGGCGTGTTCTCGCTCTACGAGGGCATCGAGAAGCTCACCCACCCGCACCCGCTCGAGAACTGGTGGCTGCCGCTCGTCGTGCTCGTCATCGCGATCGGGCTCGAGGGCTTCTCGCTCCGCACCGCACTGAAGGAGGCCCGGCCGCAGAAGGGCACGCTCAGCTGGGTCCAGTTCGTCCGCCGCGCCAAGGCCCCGGAGCTGCCCGTCGTCATGCTCGAGGACACCGCGGCACTGCTCGGCCTGGTGTTCGCACTCTTCGGCGTCGGGCTGACCGCGATCACCGGCAACGGGGTGTTCGACGCGATCGGCACGATCTTCATCGCCGCCCTGCTCATCGCCGTCGCGGTCGTCCTGGGCATCGAGACGAAGAGCCTGCTCGTCGGCGAGGGCGCGACCGCCGCCGACGTCGAGCGGATCAAGCACGCGGTGCTCGACGGCCCGGAGGTCGACTCGATCATCCACATCAAGACCCTGTACCTCGGCCCGGACGAGCTGATGGTCGGCGTGAAGGTCGCCGTCGACGGCGACCGCCGCCTGGGGGACGTCGCCGCGGGCATCGACACGGTCGAGCACCGGGTGCGCTCCGCGGTGCCGATCGCCCGGGTCATCTACGTCGAGCCCGACGTGCTCCGCACCGGTCCTCGCCCGCCGACCGAAGCGATCGTCATCCTCGCCGCTGACTGA
- a CDS encoding nucleoside deaminase: MERALDEARACLATGDVPVGAVVLDRDGVVVAVGRNEREALQDPTAHAEVLALRAAAAVTGDWHLDEHTLVVTLEPCPMCAGAILAARVPRVVFGAWDPKAGATGSVYDIARDRRLPHRSEVVGGVLERECAALLDAFFAGRR, encoded by the coding sequence ATGGAGCGCGCGCTCGACGAGGCCCGGGCCTGCCTGGCGACCGGCGACGTGCCCGTGGGCGCGGTGGTGCTCGACCGCGACGGCGTCGTCGTCGCCGTCGGCCGGAACGAGCGCGAGGCGCTGCAGGACCCGACCGCCCACGCCGAGGTGCTCGCGCTCCGCGCGGCCGCCGCGGTCACGGGGGACTGGCACCTCGACGAGCACACGCTCGTCGTGACGCTCGAGCCGTGCCCGATGTGCGCCGGCGCGATCCTGGCCGCGCGCGTGCCGCGGGTCGTGTTCGGCGCCTGGGACCCGAAGGCGGGCGCGACCGGCAGCGTCTACGACATCGCCAGGGACCGGCGGCTGCCGCACCGCTCCGAGGTCGTCGGCGGCGTGCTCGAACGCGAGTGCGCCGCGCTGCTCGACGCGTTCTTCGCCGGGCGGCGCTGA